One segment of Niabella beijingensis DNA contains the following:
- a CDS encoding DUF6992 family protein: MKFIYMLFLSCLYCFSAAQQKETMNTDDLHQQRIETNRKGMWVLSGWGVVNMGSGIIGALSTNNTEVKAFHTMNALWGVVNTGIGVLGLMRAKKEKGLSVSDAGKYRAYKNVKKLYAINGGLDLLYMGTGIVLTTSADKAKNPARNRGYGNSLIVQGAGLLLFDAAMYLSHQKQQRCWTKAGPEFAVTESGIGMVYHL, translated from the coding sequence ATGAAGTTTATATATATGTTATTCCTCAGTTGCCTGTACTGTTTTTCAGCCGCACAACAAAAAGAAACCATGAATACTGACGACCTGCATCAACAACGGATCGAAACAAACAGGAAGGGCATGTGGGTACTATCCGGATGGGGCGTGGTGAATATGGGCAGTGGTATTATCGGAGCGTTAAGTACCAATAATACGGAGGTGAAGGCCTTCCATACAATGAATGCATTATGGGGGGTGGTCAATACCGGCATTGGTGTTTTAGGCCTGATGCGTGCCAAAAAAGAAAAGGGATTGTCTGTTTCAGATGCCGGTAAATACAGGGCTTATAAAAATGTAAAAAAATTATATGCGATCAATGGCGGTCTTGACCTGTTGTATATGGGCACCGGGATAGTTTTAACAACCAGTGCGGATAAGGCAAAGAATCCGGCAAGAAACAGAGGGTATGGAAATTCACTGATCGTTCAGGGAGCAGGGCTGCTCTTATTTGATGCCGCCATGTACCTGAGTCATCAAAAACAACAACGCTGCTGGACAAAGGCGGGCCCTGAATTTGCTGTTACGGAAAGCGGAATTGGTATGGTTTATCATTTGTAG
- a CDS encoding CoA transferase subunit B, with product MALTKQQIAQRIAQELKDGYYVNLGIGIPTLVANYIPEGMEVVLQSENGMLGMGPFPKKGTADPDLINAGKQTVTLLPGGVYFDSATSFAMIRGGHIDLTVLGAFEVSDTGDIASWKIPGKMVKGMGGAMDLVAAAKNIIVAMQHTSKDGQSKLLKQCTLPLTGVRCIKKIVSDLAVLEVTDEGFVLLERAPGVSVEDIKKATEGRLVIKGDVPEIKLS from the coding sequence ATGGCACTCACAAAACAACAGATAGCGCAACGCATTGCACAGGAACTGAAAGACGGTTATTACGTTAACCTGGGTATCGGCATTCCGACGCTCGTTGCTAATTATATCCCTGAAGGTATGGAAGTGGTCCTCCAATCGGAGAACGGTATGCTGGGCATGGGCCCGTTCCCGAAAAAAGGGACGGCCGACCCGGACCTGATCAATGCCGGTAAGCAAACGGTCACCCTGCTGCCGGGTGGTGTTTATTTTGATTCCGCAACCAGTTTTGCAATGATCCGCGGCGGGCATATCGACCTTACCGTACTGGGGGCTTTTGAAGTAAGCGATACCGGCGATATCGCCAGCTGGAAGATCCCGGGGAAAATGGTGAAAGGTATGGGTGGCGCCATGGACCTGGTGGCAGCTGCTAAAAACATTATCGTAGCCATGCAGCATACCAGTAAGGACGGACAATCCAAGTTATTAAAACAATGTACGCTTCCCCTTACCGGTGTAAGATGCATAAAAAAAATTGTATCCGACCTGGCCGTGCTTGAAGTTACCGATGAAGGCTTTGTACTGCTGGAACGCGCGCCCGGAGTATCTGTGGAGGATATAAAAAAAGCGACAGAAGGCCGGTTGGTGATAAAGGGCGATGTACCGGAAATAAAACTGTCATAA
- a CDS encoding YdeI/OmpD-associated family protein, which yields MEIKDGKMAVYAKTRRQWRTWLQKNAARQEPVWLILFHKSNDTPSVDRIAATEEALCFGWIDSLCKKRDAGSYYLTFSPRNSRKSNWSQPNIERAKRMIAEGKMTAEGMRLIAIAKTKGTWQKG from the coding sequence ATGGAAATAAAAGATGGAAAAATGGCAGTGTATGCCAAAACCCGCCGTCAATGGCGCACCTGGTTGCAAAAGAATGCGGCGAGACAGGAGCCGGTTTGGCTGATCCTTTTTCACAAAAGCAATGATACTCCCTCAGTGGATCGTATTGCGGCTACGGAGGAAGCGCTTTGCTTCGGATGGATCGACAGTCTGTGTAAAAAACGGGACGCCGGCAGTTATTACCTTACGTTCTCACCACGCAATTCCCGGAAAAGCAACTGGAGCCAGCCCAATATAGAACGGGCAAAACGCATGATCGCAGAAGGAAAAATGACTGCGGAAGGCATGCGGCTGATCGCGATAGCTAAGACAAAAGGAACCTGGCAGAAAGGGTAG
- a CDS encoding SDR family oxidoreductase gives MQQLEQKRALVTGATSGIGKAAAMDFIGNGASVIITGRYEQTVSETVSELGPNAFGIVSDAGNMTDLMTLREKTAAIFPAIDILYVNAGIGKYASLEQIDESHFDEMFNIMVKGTLFTVQQLLPMVRPGGAIILNTSIVTQVGMPYAAVYSAAKAAVQSFLKTFAAELAPRQIRINAVSPGPIQTNYLDRSNLSPEQAETFARSFAPEIPVGRFGQPEEVAKVISFLASDAASFMHGAEVFVDGGFPTIKKMWS, from the coding sequence ATGCAACAATTAGAACAAAAACGGGCGCTGGTTACCGGCGCCACCAGCGGCATCGGCAAAGCAGCAGCAATGGATTTTATCGGTAACGGCGCATCGGTGATCATCACCGGTCGTTATGAGCAAACGGTATCCGAAACCGTTTCGGAATTAGGACCGAACGCTTTTGGAATTGTGTCGGATGCCGGCAACATGACGGATCTGATGACACTCCGGGAAAAGACAGCCGCCATCTTCCCGGCCATCGATATCCTTTATGTAAATGCCGGCATCGGAAAGTACGCTTCACTGGAACAGATCGATGAAAGTCATTTTGACGAGATGTTCAATATCATGGTAAAGGGAACGCTGTTTACGGTGCAGCAGTTGCTGCCCATGGTACGACCCGGAGGCGCCATTATCCTCAACACCTCCATCGTTACCCAGGTAGGTATGCCTTATGCAGCCGTGTATTCGGCGGCAAAGGCCGCTGTGCAGTCCTTTTTGAAAACCTTTGCTGCTGAGCTGGCACCCCGGCAGATCCGCATCAACGCAGTAAGTCCCGGTCCCATCCAGACCAATTACCTCGACCGGTCCAATCTTTCTCCCGAACAGGCTGAAACCTTTGCCCGGTCCTTCGCACCGGAGATCCCGGTGGGCCGTTTTGGTCAGCCGGAAGAAGTGGCAAAAGTGATCTCCTTCCTGGCCTCGGATGCCGCTTCTTTTATGCATGGGGCGGAGGTGTTTGTAGATGGCGGATTTCCCACTATTAAAAAAATGTGGTCATGA
- a CDS encoding 2OG-Fe(II) oxygenase, which produces MNFKERFATQDWSAITASLHEKGFALIRGVLTTEECTFFQASYDHSGGYRKVVIMERYRFGKGAYKYFRYPLPEPLAAIRTHLYPYLVPVANSWFKALEIDMQFPANHSELLAQCHVHQQLEPTPLILKYDAGGYNTLHQDLYGLIYFPIQAVFMLSQPGTDFTGGEFVLTQQIPRSQSRAIVLQPEQGDLLLFTTNFKPVKGTKGYYRVNMKHGVSEVRDGTRYTLGIIFHDALS; this is translated from the coding sequence ATGAACTTTAAAGAACGTTTTGCAACGCAGGACTGGTCAGCTATTACCGCTTCCCTGCACGAAAAGGGTTTTGCACTGATACGGGGTGTTCTTACCACGGAAGAATGTACTTTTTTTCAGGCCAGCTACGATCATTCCGGCGGGTACCGCAAGGTAGTGATAATGGAGCGGTACCGCTTTGGAAAAGGAGCGTATAAATACTTCCGCTATCCGCTGCCCGAGCCGCTTGCAGCCATAAGGACCCATCTTTACCCTTACCTGGTGCCGGTGGCCAACAGCTGGTTTAAAGCGCTGGAGATTGACATGCAGTTTCCTGCAAACCATTCGGAACTGCTGGCACAGTGTCATGTCCATCAGCAATTGGAGCCCACCCCACTTATCCTTAAATACGATGCCGGCGGCTACAATACCCTGCACCAGGATCTTTATGGCCTTATCTATTTTCCCATCCAGGCAGTATTCATGCTCAGTCAGCCGGGGACAGATTTTACCGGCGGCGAATTTGTATTGACCCAGCAAATACCTCGTTCTCAGTCAAGAGCCATTGTGCTGCAACCGGAACAGGGAGACCTGTTGCTTTTTACCACCAATTTCAAACCCGTAAAGGGCACAAAAGGGTATTACCGGGTCAATATGAAACATGGCGTCAGTGAAGTACGGGATGGTACGCGCTATACCCTGGGTATTATTTTTCATGATGCCCTCAGTTAG